A stretch of Cucumis sativus cultivar 9930 chromosome 2, Cucumber_9930_V3, whole genome shotgun sequence DNA encodes these proteins:
- the NRT1.4A gene encoding protein NRT1/ PTR FAMILY 6.2 isoform X1, with product MDGKQRLTVADAVDYKGCPANRSKTGGWVPAALVVGIELCERLSTMGIAVNLVTYLVGTLHLPSANSANIVTDFMGTCFLLSMLGGFLADSFLGRYKTIAIFASIQTLGTGTLAVITKLPQLHPPPCHPIASKNCKQANGFQMGMIYLPLYIIALGTGGIKSSVSGFGTDQFDEKDDKEKAQMAYFFNRFFLFVSSGTLLAVTVLVYLQDEVGRSWAYGICSVSMFTAILIFLCGTKRYRYKISMGSPIVHIFQVLVAAINKRKMELQLNATLLYEDSAATSRIDHTNQFQFLDKAAIVADGDFEKSVSSAPNPWKLCSVTRVEEVKMMMRLLPIWATTIIFWTTYAQMITFSVVQASTMERSLGNFKIPAGSLPVFFVAAILITLAFYDRLIMPLWKKWKGQPGFTNLQRIAIGLILSTFGMAAAALVEMKRLSVAKAVGRSTATLPLSVFLLIPQFFLVGSGEAFIYTGQLDFFITQSPKGMKTMSTGLFLTTLSLGFFVSSFLVAVVKSVTGSMDGQGWLADNINYARLDCFYGLLTILSTINFVAFLVCAIWYKPQKPKQLLEMETSTNGGSGAEKC from the exons GGATTGAACTATGCGAAAGACTTTCAACAATGGGAATAGCTGTAAATCTGGTGACTTACTTGGTGGGAACATTGCATCTACCTAGTGCAAATTCAGCCAACATTGTCACAGATTTCATGGGCACATGTTTCCTTCTTTCCATGCTTGGGGGTTTTCTGGCAGATTCTTTCCTAGGAAGATATAAGACAATAGCAATCTTTGCCTCAATACAGACACTG GGAACTGGAACTCTAGCAGTAATAACAAAGTTACCACAACTACATCCACCTCCTTGCCATCCTATTGCCAGCAAGAACTGCAAGCAAGCAAATGGGTTTCAAATGGGAATGATTTATTTGCCTCTGTATATAATTGCTCTAGGAACTGGGGGTATCAAATCCAGTGTTTCGGGATTTGGGACCGACCAATTTGATGAGAAAGATGATAAGGAGAAGGCTCAAATGGCGTATTTCTTCAacagattttttttgttcgtCAGCAGTGGGACTTTGTTAGCTGTGACAGTGCTTGTTTACTTGCAAGATGAAGTGGGCCGCAGTTGGGCTTATGGAATTTGTTCAGTTTCAATGTTCACagcaattttaatatttctatGTGGTACTAAGAGATACCGATACAAGATAAGCATGGGAAGTCCGATAGTTCATATCTTCCAAGTTCTTGTTGCAGCAATAAACAAGAGGAAGATGGAACTTCAACTCAATGCTACTTTGCTATATGAAGATTCTGCTGCAACCTCAAGAATTGATCACACAAATCAATTCCA ATTTCTAGACAAGGCTGCAATTGTTGCAGATGGAGATTTTGAGAAATCTGTAAGCTCAGCTCCCAATCCCTGGAAGCTCTGTTCAGTAACGAGGGTAGAGGAGGTAAAGATGATGATGAGACTGCTCCCAATATGGGCCACAACCATAATCTTCTGGACCACATATGCTCAGATGATCACTTTCTCAGTGGTTCAGGCATCCACAATGGAAAGATCATTAGGAAATTTCAAAATCCCTGCCGGCTCTCTACCTGTTTTCTTTGTGGCAGCCATTTTGATCACGCTAGCCTTTTATGATCGTCTTATTATGCCTCTttggaagaaatggaaagggcAACCAG GTTTTACAAACCTACAAAGGATTGCCATAGGTCTTATCCTGTCAACTTTCGGAATGGCAGCTGCAGCTTTGGTTGAGATGAAACGGCTCTCAGTGGCTAAAGCTGTGGGTAGGTCCACTGCAACTTTGCCTTTAAGTGTGTTCCTACTTATTCCTCAGTTTTTCTTGGTGGGTTCTGGAGAAGCTTTCATCTATACAGGCCAGCTTGATTTCTTCATAACACAATCCCCAAAGGGAATGAAAACTATGAGCACCGGCCTCTTCCTCACAACTTTGTCACTTGGGTTCTTTGTTAGTAGTTTTCTGGTTGCAGTTGTGAAGAGCGTGACCGGGAGCATGGATGGACAGGGATGGCTTGCAGACAACATAAACTATGCTAGGCTCGATTGTTTCTATGGACTTCTTACCATATTAAGTACCATAAATTTTGTAGCATTTTTAGTTTGTGCAATATGGTACAAGCCACAGAAACCCAAACAACTTCTTGAGATGGAAACTAGTACAAATGGGGGATCTGGAGCTGAGAAATGCTAG
- the NRT1.4A gene encoding protein NRT1/ PTR FAMILY 6.2 isoform X2: MGIAVNLVTYLVGTLHLPSANSANIVTDFMGTCFLLSMLGGFLADSFLGRYKTIAIFASIQTLGTGTLAVITKLPQLHPPPCHPIASKNCKQANGFQMGMIYLPLYIIALGTGGIKSSVSGFGTDQFDEKDDKEKAQMAYFFNRFFLFVSSGTLLAVTVLVYLQDEVGRSWAYGICSVSMFTAILIFLCGTKRYRYKISMGSPIVHIFQVLVAAINKRKMELQLNATLLYEDSAATSRIDHTNQFQFLDKAAIVADGDFEKSVSSAPNPWKLCSVTRVEEVKMMMRLLPIWATTIIFWTTYAQMITFSVVQASTMERSLGNFKIPAGSLPVFFVAAILITLAFYDRLIMPLWKKWKGQPGFTNLQRIAIGLILSTFGMAAAALVEMKRLSVAKAVGRSTATLPLSVFLLIPQFFLVGSGEAFIYTGQLDFFITQSPKGMKTMSTGLFLTTLSLGFFVSSFLVAVVKSVTGSMDGQGWLADNINYARLDCFYGLLTILSTINFVAFLVCAIWYKPQKPKQLLEMETSTNGGSGAEKC; this comes from the exons ATGGGAATAGCTGTAAATCTGGTGACTTACTTGGTGGGAACATTGCATCTACCTAGTGCAAATTCAGCCAACATTGTCACAGATTTCATGGGCACATGTTTCCTTCTTTCCATGCTTGGGGGTTTTCTGGCAGATTCTTTCCTAGGAAGATATAAGACAATAGCAATCTTTGCCTCAATACAGACACTG GGAACTGGAACTCTAGCAGTAATAACAAAGTTACCACAACTACATCCACCTCCTTGCCATCCTATTGCCAGCAAGAACTGCAAGCAAGCAAATGGGTTTCAAATGGGAATGATTTATTTGCCTCTGTATATAATTGCTCTAGGAACTGGGGGTATCAAATCCAGTGTTTCGGGATTTGGGACCGACCAATTTGATGAGAAAGATGATAAGGAGAAGGCTCAAATGGCGTATTTCTTCAacagattttttttgttcgtCAGCAGTGGGACTTTGTTAGCTGTGACAGTGCTTGTTTACTTGCAAGATGAAGTGGGCCGCAGTTGGGCTTATGGAATTTGTTCAGTTTCAATGTTCACagcaattttaatatttctatGTGGTACTAAGAGATACCGATACAAGATAAGCATGGGAAGTCCGATAGTTCATATCTTCCAAGTTCTTGTTGCAGCAATAAACAAGAGGAAGATGGAACTTCAACTCAATGCTACTTTGCTATATGAAGATTCTGCTGCAACCTCAAGAATTGATCACACAAATCAATTCCA ATTTCTAGACAAGGCTGCAATTGTTGCAGATGGAGATTTTGAGAAATCTGTAAGCTCAGCTCCCAATCCCTGGAAGCTCTGTTCAGTAACGAGGGTAGAGGAGGTAAAGATGATGATGAGACTGCTCCCAATATGGGCCACAACCATAATCTTCTGGACCACATATGCTCAGATGATCACTTTCTCAGTGGTTCAGGCATCCACAATGGAAAGATCATTAGGAAATTTCAAAATCCCTGCCGGCTCTCTACCTGTTTTCTTTGTGGCAGCCATTTTGATCACGCTAGCCTTTTATGATCGTCTTATTATGCCTCTttggaagaaatggaaagggcAACCAG GTTTTACAAACCTACAAAGGATTGCCATAGGTCTTATCCTGTCAACTTTCGGAATGGCAGCTGCAGCTTTGGTTGAGATGAAACGGCTCTCAGTGGCTAAAGCTGTGGGTAGGTCCACTGCAACTTTGCCTTTAAGTGTGTTCCTACTTATTCCTCAGTTTTTCTTGGTGGGTTCTGGAGAAGCTTTCATCTATACAGGCCAGCTTGATTTCTTCATAACACAATCCCCAAAGGGAATGAAAACTATGAGCACCGGCCTCTTCCTCACAACTTTGTCACTTGGGTTCTTTGTTAGTAGTTTTCTGGTTGCAGTTGTGAAGAGCGTGACCGGGAGCATGGATGGACAGGGATGGCTTGCAGACAACATAAACTATGCTAGGCTCGATTGTTTCTATGGACTTCTTACCATATTAAGTACCATAAATTTTGTAGCATTTTTAGTTTGTGCAATATGGTACAAGCCACAGAAACCCAAACAACTTCTTGAGATGGAAACTAGTACAAATGGGGGATCTGGAGCTGAGAAATGCTAG